The following proteins are co-located in the Microvirga ossetica genome:
- a CDS encoding DUF5662 family protein, which yields MAETFDSRADILQHILEVRTCIDTFLTEMLRRGRVHDASKFDPAEKPAFDEAIPLLRGVPYGSPEYASVLERLAPTFDHHYRCNSHHPEHYGPQGISGMDLFDLVEMVCDWMAAAKRNPQDGIKLAYNVELFGIQDQLAAILANTLARWPGRHPDQPKQDSSK from the coding sequence ATGGCTGAGACCTTCGACAGCCGCGCCGACATCTTGCAGCACATCCTTGAGGTCCGTACCTGCATAGATACCTTTCTCACCGAGATGTTGAGGCGCGGTCGTGTGCATGACGCCAGCAAGTTCGATCCAGCGGAAAAGCCCGCCTTCGACGAAGCCATTCCACTCCTGCGAGGCGTCCCCTATGGCTCGCCCGAATACGCCAGCGTGTTGGAGCGTCTTGCACCGACTTTCGACCATCACTACCGCTGCAATTCCCATCACCCAGAGCACTATGGCCCACAAGGCATATCAGGCATGGACCTATTCGATCTGGTCGAGATGGTCTGTGACTGGATGGCAGCAGCGAAGCGCAACCCGCAGGATGGGATAAAGCTTGCCTACAACGTCGAGCTTTTCGGCATTCAGGATCAACTCGCTGCCATCCTTGCAAACACCCTTGCCCGCTGGCCTGGGCGGCATCCGGATCAGCCGAAGCAGGACTCTTCCAAATGA
- a CDS encoding site-2 protease family protein, with amino-acid sequence MDFPGTIYTPSTWFVPILIAITFHEAAHAYAAWKLGDDTAHRLGRVTFNPIKHVDPFGTILLPALLFLTNAPFLFGWAKPVPVAFGRLGHPRRDMALVALAGPLTNLALAFISAVLLRTAPLLPETIAPWLVRTLYQSILLNLILAIFNMLPIPPLDGGRVVTSILPNVLARPFAKLERYGFLILLGIVSTAVQKSTTGRRKTGPVAGALTT; translated from the coding sequence TTGGACTTTCCTGGCACCATCTACACGCCATCGACTTGGTTCGTCCCGATCCTCATCGCCATCACCTTCCACGAAGCGGCACATGCCTATGCCGCCTGGAAGCTTGGGGACGATACGGCCCACCGCCTGGGTCGTGTCACTTTCAACCCGATCAAGCATGTTGACCCGTTTGGGACAATCCTGCTTCCTGCCTTGCTCTTCCTGACCAATGCTCCCTTCCTATTTGGGTGGGCGAAGCCTGTCCCGGTGGCATTCGGGCGATTAGGCCATCCGCGCCGGGACATGGCCCTTGTTGCGCTGGCCGGGCCACTGACGAATTTGGCGCTCGCCTTCATATCGGCGGTTCTCCTTCGGACTGCACCGCTGCTGCCTGAGACGATTGCGCCGTGGCTCGTTCGTACCCTCTATCAGTCTATCCTGCTGAACCTGATCCTGGCGATCTTCAACATGCTGCCGATACCACCCCTGGATGGAGGCAGGGTTGTCACGAGTATTCTGCCCAATGTGCTGGCCAGACCGTTCGCCAAGTTGGAGCGTTATGGCTTTCTGATACTGCTGGGGATTGTGTCAACGGCGGTTCAAAAGTCGACCACGGGGCGGCGCAAAACTGGGCCAGTGGCGGGCGCGCTGACCACATAG
- a CDS encoding DUF6398 domain-containing protein has protein sequence MTKFTHSRSMPKSMQATYETITGLTDTFCREHLNDEYLQLARDMAAALCRKRPSPVVSGQPRTWACGIIYALGQTNYLSDRSFKPFMTMADVCAGFGVGQSTASAKAQAISRALKISPLNPEWSLPSLIEKNPLVWMAEVNGILVDLRDMPREVQEIAFEKGMIPYIPADRE, from the coding sequence ATGACGAAGTTCACCCATTCTCGGTCCATGCCCAAGAGCATGCAGGCCACCTATGAGACCATCACGGGCCTGACGGACACCTTCTGCCGAGAGCACCTGAATGACGAATACCTTCAACTGGCGAGGGACATGGCGGCAGCCTTATGCCGGAAGCGACCAAGCCCTGTCGTGTCAGGGCAGCCCCGCACTTGGGCATGCGGCATCATCTATGCCCTTGGCCAGACAAACTACCTCTCAGACAGATCCTTCAAACCGTTCATGACCATGGCCGATGTGTGTGCCGGGTTCGGCGTCGGCCAGAGCACAGCCAGTGCGAAGGCGCAGGCCATTTCACGGGCACTCAAAATCAGTCCGCTCAATCCGGAGTGGTCGTTGCCAAGCCTGATAGAGAAGAATCCGCTGGTTTGGATGGCCGAAGTGAATGGCATACTTGTGGATCTACGGGACATGCCGCGTGAGGTTCAGGAAATCGCCTTCGAAAAGGGCATGATCCCGTACATCCCTGCCGACCGTGAATGA
- a CDS encoding pyridoxal phosphate-dependent decarboxylase family protein produces MSSASLEAASLFEKVATYATTFRTSVGDHPQHPEATYQEALQAFEDPTPESGTPADLVLSDLVTRASPGLNAMTGPRFYGWVIGASHPVGVAADWLTSVWGQNAGNHVAAPAASAAETIAARWLLDLLGLPRQASVGFVTGATVANFVCLAAARGEVLRRVGWDVEAHGLFGAPPISVLLGEEAHATVSSALQFLGLGHDRAIRVKADEAGRMIPSALAEAIRTCIGPVIVIMQAGQVNTGALDPFPDLIPLARAHGAWIHVDGAFGLWARACPEKAGLAGSVEDADSWATDGHKWLQTPYDCGYAIVRDAEAHRRAMTISASYLPPISEGERDPSHFVPELSRRARGFATWAMIKHLGREGIAAMVERHCRLAQRIADGLASEPGLSVVNEVVLNQIIVRFGTDASPEIGDDLTLRTVRRIQADGTCFMGGAQWRGQWVMRISVISAPTTEEDSDQTIEAVLRAWRAVQEEREVQKTV; encoded by the coding sequence ATGAGCAGCGCAAGCCTTGAAGCAGCTAGCCTCTTCGAAAAGGTCGCCACCTATGCGACGACATTCCGGACCTCAGTTGGAGACCACCCACAACACCCTGAGGCAACCTACCAAGAGGCGCTGCAAGCGTTCGAGGACCCCACGCCTGAGAGCGGCACCCCTGCGGATCTCGTCCTTTCTGACCTCGTGACCCGAGCCTCTCCGGGGCTGAATGCAATGACCGGCCCCCGCTTCTATGGCTGGGTGATCGGTGCTTCACATCCGGTTGGAGTCGCGGCTGACTGGCTGACTTCGGTCTGGGGGCAGAACGCTGGAAACCACGTGGCGGCACCTGCGGCTTCGGCTGCCGAAACGATTGCAGCCCGCTGGTTACTGGACCTGCTCGGTCTGCCGCGACAAGCGTCTGTGGGTTTCGTGACCGGAGCGACAGTCGCGAACTTCGTTTGCCTCGCCGCCGCACGGGGTGAGGTTCTCAGGCGGGTCGGCTGGGATGTGGAAGCCCATGGCCTCTTCGGGGCTCCACCGATTTCTGTCCTGCTCGGCGAAGAAGCTCACGCCACGGTTTCCTCGGCCTTGCAGTTCCTGGGGCTCGGTCACGACCGTGCAATCCGCGTGAAGGCGGACGAGGCCGGACGGATGATACCATCAGCCCTTGCTGAGGCCATCCGAACCTGTATCGGACCCGTCATCGTGATCATGCAGGCTGGACAGGTGAACACAGGAGCCCTCGATCCCTTCCCTGACCTGATCCCATTAGCCCGAGCCCACGGAGCTTGGATTCACGTGGACGGAGCTTTCGGGCTCTGGGCTCGCGCCTGTCCAGAAAAGGCGGGCCTTGCGGGGTCCGTGGAAGACGCTGACTCCTGGGCCACAGACGGTCACAAGTGGCTTCAGACACCCTATGACTGCGGCTATGCCATCGTCCGGGATGCGGAAGCTCACCGCAGAGCAATGACGATTTCCGCCAGCTATCTACCTCCCATTTCTGAGGGTGAGCGTGACCCGTCCCACTTCGTTCCTGAGCTATCCCGGCGAGCGCGAGGGTTTGCGACCTGGGCGATGATCAAACACCTTGGACGCGAGGGCATCGCAGCCATGGTGGAGCGCCACTGCCGTCTTGCCCAGCGCATTGCTGATGGTCTTGCCTCTGAGCCGGGCCTAAGCGTGGTGAACGAGGTCGTGCTCAATCAGATCATCGTTCGCTTTGGTACGGACGCCTCGCCTGAGATCGGTGACGACCTGACTCTTCGAACAGTTCGGCGTATTCAGGCAGACGGCACATGCTTCATGGGTGGAGCCCAGTGGCGAGGCCAGTGGGTAATGCGGATCTCAGTGATTTCGGCTCCAACCACTGAAGAGGATTCTGATCAAACAATTGAAGCCGTCCTCCGCGCATGGCGTGCCGTGCAGGAGGAACGCGAGGTTCAGAAAACTGTTTGA
- a CDS encoding DUF6494 family protein, which produces MDEDHFNMAVRKFLKEVGVTSQREIERIVREGAVKGTSLRLRMTLTSADAPTLEHVVETTIELR; this is translated from the coding sequence ATGGATGAAGACCACTTCAACATGGCCGTCCGCAAGTTCCTCAAGGAAGTCGGCGTAACATCGCAGCGAGAGATCGAGCGGATTGTGCGTGAGGGAGCCGTAAAAGGGACGAGCCTGCGGCTTCGCATGACCCTGACCTCAGCCGATGCGCCTACGCTAGAGCATGTGGTCGAGACGACCATCGAACTTCGGTAA
- a CDS encoding DinB family protein: MKPHFAMMAGYNAWCNERVYDVAAQLSDADYRADRGAFFRSVHGTLNHLLVTDRIWLKRFSGTGEAPNRLDAILFEDLAGLRAARAREDERIVGYIDSLSDADLAGRIRYKTITNPAEIEQPLAPALVHFFNHQTHHRGQIHCLLTGFGLEAPSVDLILFQRQTGMGLA, from the coding sequence ATGAAACCGCACTTCGCCATGATGGCGGGCTACAATGCGTGGTGCAACGAGCGCGTCTACGATGTGGCCGCGCAACTCTCCGATGCGGATTACCGCGCGGATCGCGGCGCGTTCTTCAGGTCGGTGCACGGCACCCTGAACCATCTTCTCGTCACCGATCGCATCTGGCTGAAGCGCTTCTCCGGGACGGGCGAAGCGCCGAACCGGCTCGATGCGATCCTGTTCGAGGATCTTGCCGGGCTTCGTGCGGCGCGCGCGAGGGAGGACGAGCGGATCGTCGGCTATATCGACAGCCTTTCCGATGCCGATCTGGCGGGACGCATCCGGTACAAGACGATCACGAACCCGGCCGAGATCGAGCAGCCCCTGGCGCCGGCTCTGGTCCATTTCTTCAACCATCAGACCCATCATCGCGGCCAGATCCATTGCCTGCTCACCGGCTTCGGCCTCGAAGCGCCGTCGGTCGATCTCATCCTGTTCCAGCGCCAGACGGGAATGGGTCTCGCATGA
- a CDS encoding plasmid pRiA4b ORF-3 family protein, with product MAMTEAGTHIVRVTLQDEPTIYREIEVESRKTLSNLAEAIVHAFGFEFDHAFGFYSKLTGQDVMRSQPKYELFADMGEATEAKSVEKSRIVDAFPDVGHIMLFMFDYGDDWRFVVEVIRLGQKAAKTRYPKVLKKVGKAPEQYGNWDDDDEDEL from the coding sequence ATGGCCATGACCGAAGCAGGCACGCATATCGTCCGGGTCACTCTCCAGGACGAGCCGACCATCTACCGGGAGATCGAGGTCGAAAGCCGTAAAACGTTGAGTAATCTGGCCGAAGCTATCGTGCATGCCTTCGGCTTTGAGTTCGATCACGCCTTCGGATTTTACTCGAAGCTCACGGGCCAAGACGTAATGCGTTCCCAGCCCAAGTACGAGTTGTTTGCCGATATGGGAGAGGCGACCGAAGCCAAAAGCGTGGAGAAGTCCCGCATTGTCGATGCCTTCCCAGACGTGGGCCACATCATGCTGTTCATGTTCGACTATGGCGACGACTGGCGCTTCGTCGTCGAGGTCATCCGCCTGGGCCAAAAGGCGGCGAAGACCCGTTACCCGAAGGTGCTCAAAAAGGTTGGCAAGGCTCCCGAGCAGTACGGTAATTGGGATGACGACGATGAGGACGAACTCTAA
- a CDS encoding tetratricopeptide repeat protein, with protein MLTILASAHAVGREFTEAVPLIDRAVQLDPNSAWAWHHSGWIRNFLNQPDLAIEHFQRSIRISPLDPYNFDAAIGIGIAHFHAERFAESASWVRQGIAEKPSATWAWRIVAAAYANLGRLDEAREALTRLVQAHPGITIAAIKQASMPPSPSFQHALFDGLRTAGLPE; from the coding sequence GTGCTGACGATCCTCGCGTCGGCTCATGCGGTCGGGAGAGAGTTTACTGAGGCGGTCCCGCTCATTGACAGGGCTGTGCAGCTTGATCCGAACTCAGCCTGGGCATGGCATCACAGCGGCTGGATCAGAAACTTTCTCAACCAGCCGGATCTTGCCATCGAGCATTTCCAGCGCTCGATCCGCATTAGCCCGCTCGATCCATACAACTTCGATGCTGCCATTGGAATTGGCATCGCCCACTTTCATGCCGAGCGCTTCGCAGAGTCCGCGTCTTGGGTGCGCCAAGGGATTGCCGAGAAGCCGAGTGCGACGTGGGCATGGCGGATTGTTGCGGCAGCATACGCCAATCTGGGAAGATTGGATGAGGCACGGGAGGCGCTCACCCGTCTTGTTCAGGCGCATCCGGGGATCACGATTGCGGCGATCAAACAAGCATCAATGCCCCCAAGCCCATCCTTTCAGCATGCCTTGTTTGACGGCCTACGCACGGCTGGTCTTCCAGAGTGA
- a CDS encoding adenylate/guanylate cyclase domain-containing protein: protein MGQDEVGTLRTLTACREIMDRLIVEHGGRIANTAGDSVLAEFPSAVDAVRSATQIQSALASVDQNRPTECHLQFRIGIHVGDVMIRGGDLLGDGVNIAARLESLAEPGGICISEAAYGYVRKALPFPFTDLGSQQVKNIEESIRVYSVGRVGTTSASFTPPNSPDAPPLPDKPSIVVLPFTNLSEDPDQSFLAEGIVDEVTSGLSRFRSLFVIARSSTLAYKERAADVKRVSRELGVRYVLEGTMRRAGDRVRITAQLIDGQSGSYI, encoded by the coding sequence ATGGGGCAGGATGAGGTTGGGACACTTCGCACACTCACTGCCTGTCGCGAGATTATGGACCGACTGATCGTCGAGCATGGCGGTCGCATCGCCAACACCGCAGGCGATAGTGTCCTGGCCGAGTTTCCCAGCGCTGTCGATGCTGTCCGCTCTGCCACCCAGATTCAGAGTGCTCTTGCGTCCGTTGATCAGAATCGGCCCACGGAGTGCCACCTGCAATTTCGTATCGGAATTCACGTCGGCGATGTGATGATCCGTGGCGGCGACTTGCTTGGAGACGGAGTGAACATTGCTGCACGGTTGGAGAGCCTTGCTGAGCCAGGAGGCATCTGCATTTCGGAGGCTGCATACGGGTATGTGCGAAAGGCTCTGCCATTTCCGTTTACAGATCTCGGCTCGCAGCAAGTGAAGAATATTGAGGAGTCGATCCGCGTCTATAGTGTTGGCCGGGTCGGTACTACCTCTGCCAGCTTCACGCCACCGAACTCTCCTGACGCTCCTCCCCTTCCTGATAAGCCGTCCATTGTGGTGCTGCCGTTCACAAACCTGAGCGAAGATCCGGATCAAAGTTTTCTGGCTGAAGGCATCGTGGACGAGGTTACCTCTGGCCTGTCGCGTTTTCGCTCTCTGTTCGTCATCGCGCGAAGTTCCACCCTCGCCTACAAGGAACGTGCTGCGGATGTGAAGCGGGTCAGCCGAGAACTTGGGGTCCGCTATGTGCTGGAAGGTACGATGCGGCGGGCGGGTGATCGGGTCAGGATTACAGCGCAACTCATCGACGGACAGAGTGGCAGCTATATATGA
- the istA gene encoding IS21 family transposase codes for MELYRKVRLACSEGMSQREAAKHFNISRDSVRKMMAYAEPPGYRRHAPVRRPKLETFVPIIDAWLEGDRSVHRKQRHTAKRVFDRLREEHGFTGGYTTIKDYIRERERRCQEMFVPLSHPPGHAQADFGEAVVVIGGVEQKAHFFVLDLPHSDACFVRAYPAAVSEAWVDGHIQAFAFFGAVPQSVLYDNDRCLVAKILPDGTRKRAALFSGFLSHYVIRDRYGRPGKGNDKGNVEGLVGYSRRNFMVPIPNFPSWETFNTWLEGQCRKRQDDKLRGPAETIGQRLQRDTAAMRPLPASPFEACDQASGRVSSQSLVRYKTNDYSVPVAWGHQDVWIRGYVDEVVIGCRSEVIARHPRSYEREEVIFNPLHYLPLIENKINALDQAAPLQGWDLPEEFATLRGLMEVRMNKQGRREYVQVLRLLELFNLPDLHAAVKQALQMGAIGFDAVKHLVLCRVERRPPRLDLDVYPYLPKARVEKTSAAAYMCLISEDAA; via the coding sequence GTGGAACTTTACCGGAAGGTTCGGCTGGCGTGCTCTGAAGGCATGAGCCAGCGCGAGGCGGCGAAGCATTTCAACATATCGCGCGACAGCGTTCGCAAGATGATGGCCTATGCGGAGCCGCCCGGCTATCGGCGTCATGCTCCTGTCCGGCGCCCGAAGCTGGAAACGTTCGTCCCGATCATCGATGCCTGGCTGGAGGGCGATCGGTCGGTTCACCGCAAGCAACGCCATACGGCGAAGCGGGTGTTTGACCGGCTCCGGGAGGAGCATGGGTTCACCGGCGGCTATACGACGATCAAAGACTACATCCGCGAGCGCGAGCGGCGATGCCAGGAGATGTTTGTGCCGCTGTCGCACCCACCCGGCCATGCGCAGGCCGACTTCGGGGAGGCGGTGGTCGTGATCGGCGGGGTGGAGCAGAAAGCGCATTTCTTCGTGCTTGATCTTCCGCACAGCGATGCGTGTTTCGTCCGGGCCTATCCCGCGGCTGTGTCTGAGGCCTGGGTGGACGGCCACATCCAGGCCTTTGCCTTCTTCGGTGCGGTGCCGCAGTCGGTGCTCTATGACAATGACCGCTGCCTGGTGGCAAAGATCCTGCCGGACGGGACGCGCAAGCGGGCGGCGTTGTTCAGTGGTTTCCTGTCGCACTACGTGATCCGGGATCGCTACGGTCGTCCGGGCAAGGGGAACGACAAAGGGAATGTGGAGGGCCTCGTCGGTTATTCCCGTCGCAACTTCATGGTGCCAATCCCGAACTTCCCGAGCTGGGAGACCTTCAACACCTGGCTGGAGGGGCAATGCCGCAAGCGGCAGGATGACAAGCTGCGGGGGCCGGCCGAGACGATCGGCCAGCGCCTGCAGCGGGATACCGCGGCCATGCGTCCCCTGCCGGCCTCGCCATTTGAGGCCTGCGATCAGGCCAGCGGGCGCGTCTCATCGCAGTCGCTCGTGCGCTACAAGACCAACGACTACTCGGTGCCCGTGGCCTGGGGCCATCAGGATGTCTGGATCCGGGGCTATGTCGACGAGGTGGTGATCGGCTGCCGCAGCGAGGTCATTGCGCGCCATCCCCGCAGCTACGAGCGGGAAGAGGTGATCTTTAATCCGCTACATTACCTCCCGTTGATCGAGAACAAGATCAACGCACTCGATCAGGCCGCTCCTTTGCAGGGATGGGACCTGCCCGAGGAGTTCGCGACCTTGCGCGGCTTGATGGAAGTCCGCATGAACAAGCAGGGCCGGCGCGAATATGTGCAGGTGCTGCGGCTGCTGGAACTCTTCAATCTCCCGGATCTCCATGCTGCGGTGAAGCAGGCCCTGCAGATGGGGGCGATCGGCTTCGATGCGGTCAAGCATCTGGTCCTGTGCCGGGTGGAGCGCAGACCGCCGCGGCTGGACCTCGATGTTTACCCCTATCTGCCGAAAGCCAGGGTCGAGAAGACATCGGCGGCGGCCTATATGTGCCTGATCTCGGAGGATGCCGCATGA
- a CDS encoding FAD-dependent oxidoreductase, producing MTNFTNFRFEIDGDGIAVATWDMPGRSMNVITPEVMGELAQIVETVAGDEAIKGCVITSGKEAFSGGADLTMLQGLGAEHARLAKEKGEEAAMQFVFDETRKLSLLYRRLETCGKPFAAAVHGVCLGGAFELALACHFRVLSDEDSTRVGLPEVKVGLFPGAGGTQRVARLMQTGDALQMLFKGEQIRSLMARNMGLAHAVAPREGIVQAAKNWIKGGGSAVAPWDQKGYKLPSNKVYSAAGMQIWPPANAIYRRETQDNYPAIRAILESVYQGLQLPMDLALKVESRWFAKILRSKEAAAMIRTLFISMQDLNKGARRPKDVPPTNLKKVGIVGAGFMGASVAYVTANAGVEVVLIDRDMEAAEKGKAHSHKLMSDQIMKGRAKTADRDALLARITPSADYGDLKDCDLVIEAVFEDPKVKAEVIQKVEAAIRPDCIFASNTSTLPISGLAQQSKKPDQFIGIHFFSPVEKMMLVEIIMGKETGDKALATALDYVRLIKKTPIVVNDSRGFFANRCVLAYILEGHLMFAEGLPAAMIEQAGKQAGMPVGPLSLNDEVGVDLGLKILRATKAQLGEGSIVPEQEQLLTTLVEKEGRLGRKNRKGFYDYPEGGQKRLWPGLKDLQTKQVEPERVDMQELKQRLLVTQALEAARTVEEGVITDPREADVGSILGFGFAPYTGGALSYIDFMGAKTFVDLCQSLRAKHGDRFAPPKILLDMASSGGTFYGRAGAKKAA from the coding sequence ATGACGAACTTCACCAATTTCCGCTTCGAGATCGATGGCGACGGCATTGCCGTCGCCACATGGGACATGCCCGGCCGCTCCATGAACGTGATCACGCCCGAGGTGATGGGTGAGCTGGCGCAGATCGTCGAGACGGTCGCCGGCGACGAGGCCATCAAGGGCTGCGTCATCACCTCCGGCAAGGAGGCATTCTCCGGCGGCGCGGATCTGACCATGCTCCAGGGCCTCGGCGCGGAACATGCGCGGCTCGCGAAGGAGAAGGGCGAAGAGGCTGCCATGCAGTTCGTCTTCGACGAAACGCGCAAGCTCTCGCTGCTCTATCGCCGTCTCGAGACCTGCGGCAAGCCGTTCGCGGCGGCCGTGCACGGCGTCTGCCTCGGCGGCGCCTTCGAGCTGGCGCTCGCCTGCCATTTCCGCGTGCTGTCGGATGAGGATTCCACCCGCGTCGGCCTGCCCGAGGTGAAGGTCGGGCTTTTCCCCGGCGCCGGCGGCACGCAGCGCGTGGCGCGTCTCATGCAGACGGGTGATGCGCTGCAGATGCTGTTCAAGGGCGAGCAGATCCGTTCCTTGATGGCGCGCAACATGGGCCTCGCTCATGCGGTCGCGCCGCGGGAAGGGATTGTGCAAGCGGCGAAGAACTGGATCAAGGGCGGCGGCTCGGCCGTCGCGCCCTGGGACCAGAAGGGCTACAAGCTGCCGTCCAACAAGGTCTATTCCGCGGCCGGCATGCAGATCTGGCCGCCGGCCAACGCGATCTACCGCCGCGAGACGCAGGACAACTACCCGGCGATCCGCGCCATTCTGGAATCGGTCTATCAGGGCCTGCAGCTGCCGATGGATCTGGCGCTCAAGGTTGAGTCGCGCTGGTTCGCCAAGATCCTGCGCTCGAAGGAAGCGGCGGCGATGATCCGCACGCTCTTCATCTCCATGCAGGATTTGAACAAGGGCGCGCGCCGTCCCAAGGACGTGCCGCCGACGAACCTGAAGAAGGTCGGAATCGTCGGCGCGGGCTTCATGGGCGCGAGCGTCGCCTATGTGACCGCCAATGCGGGCGTCGAGGTGGTGCTCATCGACCGCGACATGGAAGCGGCCGAAAAGGGCAAGGCCCACTCGCACAAGCTCATGTCCGATCAGATCATGAAGGGGCGCGCCAAGACGGCGGACCGCGATGCTTTGCTCGCGCGCATCACGCCCTCGGCCGATTACGGCGATCTCAAGGATTGCGACCTCGTCATCGAGGCCGTGTTCGAGGATCCGAAGGTGAAGGCCGAGGTGATCCAGAAGGTGGAGGCCGCGATCCGCCCGGATTGCATCTTCGCCTCCAACACCTCGACCCTGCCGATCTCAGGGTTAGCCCAACAGTCGAAGAAGCCCGACCAGTTCATCGGCATTCATTTCTTCTCGCCGGTCGAGAAGATGATGCTGGTCGAGATCATTATGGGCAAGGAGACAGGCGACAAGGCGCTTGCCACTGCGCTCGACTATGTGCGCCTCATCAAGAAGACGCCGATCGTCGTCAACGACTCGCGCGGCTTCTTCGCCAATCGCTGCGTGCTCGCCTATATCCTCGAAGGCCATCTCATGTTCGCCGAGGGCCTGCCGGCAGCGATGATCGAGCAGGCGGGCAAGCAGGCGGGCATGCCCGTCGGTCCGCTCTCGCTCAACGACGAGGTCGGTGTCGATCTCGGACTCAAGATCCTGCGCGCCACGAAGGCGCAATTGGGCGAGGGTTCAATCGTACCGGAGCAGGAGCAATTGCTCACCACGCTCGTGGAGAAAGAGGGACGGCTCGGCCGCAAGAACCGCAAGGGCTTCTACGATTATCCGGAAGGCGGGCAGAAGCGCCTCTGGCCGGGCCTGAAGGATCTTCAGACGAAGCAAGTAGAGCCCGAGCGCGTCGACATGCAGGAGCTGAAGCAGCGCCTGCTCGTGACGCAGGCCTTGGAAGCCGCGCGCACCGTCGAGGAGGGGGTGATCACCGACCCGCGCGAGGCGGATGTGGGCTCCATCCTCGGCTTCGGCTTCGCGCCCTATACCGGCGGCGCGCTGTCCTACATCGACTTCATGGGCGCGAAGACCTTCGTGGACCTGTGCCAGAGCCTTCGGGCCAAGCACGGCGACCGCTTCGCCCCGCCGAAGATCCTCCTCGACATGGCCTCGAGCGGCGGGACGTTCTATGGACGGGCCGGAGCGAAGAAGGCAGCGTGA
- the istB gene encoding IS21-like element helper ATPase IstB, translated as MSAEAPEILLAHHLKALKLPTFLREHQKLARQCATEGLDHVRFLARLVEMELIDRERRMVERRIKTAKFPAVKSLDSFDFAAIPRLNKMQVLELARGEWIERRENVIALGPSGTGKTHIALGLGLAACQRGLSVGFTTASALVSEMMEARDERRLLRLQRQMAGYKLLIIDELGFVPLSKTGAELLFELISRRYERGATLITSNLPFDEWTETLGSERLTGALLDRLTHHVSILEMNGESYRLAHSRSRKRQTSS; from the coding sequence ATGAGCGCTGAAGCTCCCGAGATTTTGCTCGCCCACCACCTCAAGGCGCTCAAACTGCCCACATTCCTGCGCGAGCACCAGAAGCTGGCCCGCCAATGCGCCACCGAGGGGCTTGACCATGTCCGCTTCTTGGCCCGGCTCGTGGAGATGGAGCTGATCGACCGCGAGCGGCGGATGGTCGAGCGGCGCATCAAGACCGCGAAGTTCCCGGCCGTCAAAAGCCTCGACAGCTTCGACTTCGCCGCCATCCCGAGACTGAACAAGATGCAGGTCCTAGAGCTGGCGCGTGGCGAGTGGATCGAGCGGCGCGAGAATGTCATTGCCCTCGGCCCCTCCGGCACCGGCAAGACCCATATCGCCCTGGGGCTCGGGCTGGCCGCCTGCCAAAGGGGACTGTCCGTCGGCTTCACCACAGCCTCTGCCCTGGTCAGCGAGATGATGGAGGCCCGTGACGAGCGCCGCCTGCTTCGTCTCCAGAGGCAGATGGCCGGATACAAGCTGCTGATCATCGACGAACTGGGCTTCGTGCCCCTCTCGAAGACCGGGGCGGAGCTGCTGTTCGAGCTGATCTCGCGACGCTACGAACGCGGCGCCACCCTCATAACCAGCAATCTGCCCTTTGACGAATGGACCGAGACCCTTGGCTCAGAACGCCTTACGGGCGCACTTCTCGACCGACTGACCCACCATGTCAGCATCCTCGAGATGAACGGCGAGAGCTACCGTCTTGCTCATAGCCGATCGCGCAAACGGCAAACATCGTCCTGA